The Deltaproteobacteria bacterium genome includes a region encoding these proteins:
- a CDS encoding type Z 30S ribosomal protein S14, translated as MAKKSLIAKAKRKPKFSARQYNRCPLCGRPRGYLRKFNMCRICFRKLALQGEIAGVIKSSW; from the coding sequence GTGGCAAAGAAGTCTTTAATAGCAAAGGCAAAGCGGAAGCCAAAGTTTAGTGCAAGACAGTATAACCGTTGTCCTCTATGCGGGAGACCAAGGGGGTATCTGCGTAAATTTAATATGTGCAGGATATGCTTCCGTAAGTTGGCTTTACAGGGTGAAATAGCAGGTGTAATAAAATCAAGCTGGTAG
- the rpsH gene encoding 30S ribosomal protein S8, whose protein sequence is MATTDPIADMLTRIRNASKAGHEKMDVALSGIKLEIARILKEEGYIKDFVVVKDNKQSLIRIHLKYDSSKRGVISSIKRISKPGIRVYMKKDKLPKVLGGIGTVIVSTSKGIVTDRKAREMGLGGEIICTVY, encoded by the coding sequence ATGGCAACAACAGATCCAATAGCAGATATGCTTACAAGGATAAGGAATGCAAGCAAAGCAGGTCATGAAAAGATGGATGTGGCATTGTCCGGAATTAAATTGGAAATTGCCAGAATTCTAAAAGAGGAAGGATATATAAAGGATTTTGTGGTAGTTAAAGATAATAAACAGAGTTTAATTAGAATCCATTTGAAATACGACTCTTCCAAAAGAGGGGTAATATCTTCTATAAAAAGGATAAGTAAGCCGGGAATTAGGGTTTACATGAAGAAAGATAAACTTCCAAAAGTTCTTGGTGGTATTGGGACTGTAATTGTATCAACATCTAAAGGGATAGTTACAGACAGGAAGGCAAGAGAGATGGGGCTTGGAGGAGAGATTATCTGCACAGTATATTAA
- the rplF gene encoding 50S ribosomal protein L6, translating to MSRIGKKVISVPNGVKVNLNGGVVSVDGPRGGLSYSIGKGISAEISGGEIRIFCNAGGRDENALHGLTRSIIANMVKGVTDGFTRKLEISGVGYKAEVQGSYLNLNLGYSNPVRYQLPKGISAEVEKQTSITLKGMDNQLIGQVASEIKAFRIPDPYKAKGIRYSGEVIRRKAGKAGKAAAGGK from the coding sequence ATGTCAAGAATTGGTAAAAAGGTAATATCTGTCCCAAATGGGGTAAAGGTTAATCTAAATGGCGGTGTTGTAAGTGTTGATGGTCCGAGAGGTGGTCTTTCTTACTCAATAGGCAAAGGCATTTCTGCTGAAATTTCAGGGGGTGAGATAAGAATATTTTGCAATGCAGGCGGCAGAGATGAAAACGCATTACATGGACTGACGCGAAGCATTATTGCAAATATGGTTAAGGGTGTTACAGATGGTTTCACAAGAAAACTTGAGATTTCAGGTGTAGGCTACAAGGCAGAGGTTCAGGGCAGTTATCTAAATCTGAATTTGGGATATTCTAACCCTGTAAGATACCAACTTCCAAAGGGTATTAGTGCTGAGGTTGAAAAACAGACCAGTATTACACTCAAAGGTATGGATAATCAACTGATAGGACAGGTGGCTTCTGAGATAAAGGCATTCAGGATACCTGACCCTTATAAGGCAAAGGGGATAAGATACAGTGGTGAGGTTATAAGGCGTAAGGCAGGCAAAGCAGGAAAGGCTGCTGCTGGAGGAAAATAA
- the rplR gene encoding 50S ribosomal protein L18: MTIFAKKKYAYLKRKYRVRKKIHGTEEMPRLNVYRSNTHIYAQIIDDTKGSTITSASSVSDEIKDIPSKGKTEVSKKVGELVAKNAISKGINKVVFDRGGFLYHGRIKAVADAAREAGLKF, from the coding sequence ATGACTATTTTTGCAAAAAAGAAATATGCATATCTGAAAAGAAAGTACAGGGTTAGAAAGAAGATTCATGGCACAGAGGAAATGCCCAGATTAAATGTTTATAGAAGTAATACGCATATCTATGCTCAGATTATTGATGACACAAAGGGCAGTACCATTACATCTGCATCATCAGTTAGTGATGAAATAAAGGACATACCTTCTAAAGGAAAAACCGAAGTTTCAAAAAAGGTTGGAGAATTAGTTGCAAAAAATGCAATTTCAAAGGGTATTAATAAAGTGGTTTTTGACCGTGGAGGATTTTTATACCACGGACGAATAAAGGCAGTTGCTGATGCTGCAAGAGAGGCAGGACTAAAGTTCTAA